A DNA window from Flavisolibacter ginsenosidimutans contains the following coding sequences:
- a CDS encoding AAA family ATPase has protein sequence MATSEQINHLTNLIKDRHNLKQKLFSELGKIIIGQEKMLEQLTIALLANGHILLEGIPGLAKTLAIKSLAQAIQAKFSRIQFTPDLLPADVIGTMIYNQQRNEFVVRRGPIFSNFILADEINRAPAKVQSALLEAMQERQITIGDTTYKLDEPFLVLATQNPIEQEGTYPLPEAQVDRFLLKVIVSYPSMKEEQLIVRQNVEGMTQPTINPVLSTHEILESRKLVRQIYMDEKVENYILGLTFATREPEKHGLEKLKPVISYGASPRGSISLALASKAQAFLNGRGYVTPDDVRSIAHSVLRHRIGLTYEAEAENITTENVIDQLLQKVSTP, from the coding sequence ATGGCTACTTCCGAGCAGATCAACCACCTGACGAACTTAATTAAAGACCGGCACAATTTAAAGCAAAAGCTCTTTTCCGAACTGGGCAAGATCATCATCGGGCAGGAGAAGATGCTGGAACAACTCACCATTGCTTTGCTTGCCAACGGCCACATTTTGCTCGAAGGCATTCCGGGCCTGGCAAAAACACTCGCCATTAAATCGCTGGCGCAGGCGATACAGGCAAAGTTCAGCCGCATTCAATTTACACCGGATCTCTTACCGGCCGACGTTATCGGCACCATGATTTACAACCAACAGCGCAACGAGTTTGTGGTGCGCAGAGGACCCATTTTCTCCAATTTTATTTTGGCCGATGAGATAAACCGTGCGCCGGCCAAAGTGCAAAGCGCTTTGCTGGAGGCGATGCAGGAACGGCAAATCACCATCGGCGATACAACCTATAAACTGGATGAACCTTTTCTGGTACTGGCTACGCAAAACCCCATTGAGCAAGAAGGCACGTACCCTTTGCCCGAAGCACAGGTTGACCGTTTTTTGTTGAAAGTGATTGTGAGCTATCCAAGCATGAAAGAAGAGCAGCTCATTGTCCGGCAGAACGTAGAAGGCATGACGCAGCCCACCATCAATCCTGTTTTATCAACGCACGAAATTCTGGAATCAAGAAAACTGGTGCGGCAGATTTATATGGACGAGAAAGTAGAGAACTACATTCTCGGCTTAACCTTCGCTACCCGCGAACCGGAGAAACACGGCCTTGAAAAATTAAAGCCCGTCATTTCCTACGGTGCTTCGCCGCGGGGCAGTATCAGCCTTGCTCTCGCATCAAAAGCACAAGCCTTTTTGAACGGTCGCGGTTACGTTACGCCTGATGATGTGCGCAGCATTGCACACAGTGTTTTGCGTCACCGTATTGGTTTAACCTACGAAGCCGAAGCGGAAAACATTACAACGGAGAATGTGATTGACCAATTGTTGCAGAAAGTGAGTACGCCGTAG
- a CDS encoding four helix bundle protein — translation MRNYQTLDVWKTSMQLVKEVYLLTKDYPKEELFALTSQTKRAATSIPANIAEGMGQQYKKDTVHFLHIA, via the coding sequence ATGAGAAATTATCAAACGCTTGATGTTTGGAAAACGAGCATGCAATTAGTGAAGGAGGTCTACTTGTTGACAAAGGATTATCCCAAAGAGGAACTGTTTGCTTTGACTTCGCAGACGAAACGAGCAGCCACCTCCATTCCAGCTAATATTGCCGAAGGAATGGGCCAGCAATATAAAAAGGACACTGTTCATTTTCTTCATATTGCATG